The following nucleotide sequence is from Oncorhynchus kisutch isolate 150728-3 linkage group LG29, Okis_V2, whole genome shotgun sequence.
TCCCTCTGTTATTCACGAGGCTAAACACCTCCCTGATGTTGGCTAATTGAAAAagtgtgtttgtcagtgtgtgtgatgtTGAGTAATCATAGCTGAAGTGTTTTCACTGTTTGGGTCAGTGCCAGACGGCTGAGTCAGACAACCGTATACCGTAAGTTCTGGGAATTAATTCATGATTCAAAACAGATGTGTGAGCATCTGTGTGTATCCAGGCTACTAGCTGAGTACAAACCGCTTAGTTATTCTCTTAAAAACCCATACCTTCGTGGTAATGAATATATTCAATATCTAAAAATATACATGTAATCTAATATTATCTTTTGTGTGTTTCAGGGCTCACCGTAACGACATGGAAAATATCATCCCCTTCCTGTTCCTGGGGGCCGTCTACTCCCTGATTGGCCCGTCGCTGGCCGTGGCCCGCGCTCACTTCCTGGTCTTCTTCCTATTCCGCATGCTCCATACGCTGGCTTACCTCTGTGTCCTGCGGGCACCCACGCGCTCCCTGGCCTATGTGATCGCCCAGGTGCCCTGCATCTCCATGGCCGTTCAGATTCTCGCGGCAGTGTCCTGACTTTATTGGTGACCGCGACAATCTGTGACCAATCTCAGTGGATGATTAGGGCCTGATAAGAGCAGTAGAGAATACTGCTTGTAAGAGGGAACAGATATTTTTCATATGAGGGAAATCCTAAAGACTGCATTGTAATCAGACTGCAATGCTACAATAGCAGTTTGTGCCTCTCAGCAATGCTCTATGAAGTGTACACTGTTGTGCTCTAGCTAGTCCATCTTCATGTAGTACTTTATTCTTTTACATCTTAGTCAcatagcagacgcttttatccagagcaacttgcagatgcattgctcaagggcacatagacagatgtttcacctagttggctcggggatttgaaccagcaacctttcagttactaacccaatgctcttaaccgcccTGCTACCTATATGCTACAGAATGTTGAAGTCAATTGACTCCCTCTGAAGGTCATGGGGACACTACTCTCGGAAGAAAAAGGTTAACCTTTCGATTAACATGTAACTTTGTAACCAATTAATTgggttgacatgtttttttttcatacACAAGTCAACGTTACTTGTTTTCATCTTTTACATTCTGTATTTCTTGTCATTCAACGAGTGGTATTTTTGTAGGAAAGTCTGGGATGTAGTGACCTATTTGCTCAAACCAATCCAGTATTTTAGAAGTTGAACTGAAGAGCAGACATGTATAACACAAATCATTTATAATAAtgcatttttttaatgaaaacaaaAGAAAACTGTTGAATACCATATTCTAAGGAATATTTCTGGTATGGTGGTCACTGTATTTGTTTACAAAGCATTGGCCACTAAGCTATCACATGATGGAGGATGATGACTATGTCAGATATGTCACCACTCCTGTCGATGGGCTACGGAAGGGTTAGGAGGTTTGTCCTGATCACAGGACTTGACTCACTAGGGCCCATAGCTTTTTCTGGTCCGTTCCTGGACCTAGATAGGATCTATGACTGCTGACTGATCCATAATCATAACATCTACAGATGCTGAATCTTAATGTCAATtccaattcacatttcctgttgctgcaggataattTTTCTCCTGTGTAAAACTGGCTCAATTTAAGATACGGCATCTGTATTTTAACCTCAACCTTTGTGTTTCTTTAGCCTGTTTATAGATCAACTGTGTTCTACACTGCAGCCCTTTGAGGCTTGCTAGAGCAGAAGATGATATTGTGTAAACCTACGTGTTTCAATGGGGAATCATTAGTGAACAGTTAGGACACAGTTCCAACTTACTGCAACACAGTTCCAAGTTGGAACACAATTTCAGGCCTCTggattataattaagcaatatgTGGCTAGGTACAAGTTTATCAATAGACCACCATTAgttcctcagacagacagacttttgGCCTGGAAGTTGTTCCTTCCTCTGACTTGGGGCTGCTAGGTAATCTCATTCGGGGCTAGGGTTAAGACATTGGAATCTCTGGCTGGGGGAAGGTGATTGTCGTAGGTGGGACGGTGGGTATTCGCtggcctctctctccttgtctgatGGTCCAGAGTTCCAGGCAGGGCGGAgttccagaattcctctgtcgtTATGTAAGGCCCTGGACTGGACACTGTCCACAGCAAGGGGCTAGGGGAAAATGTGCAGTCATGCATGCTTGCTGCTAAACTACACACAGTCATGGGCTGTAGACTCTTCCTCATACTCATTTAAACACGCTGTCACATTCACACATGGATATGTGCCCAGTCTGTAACTTACTGTATAGGTGTTCACAATTACATGCATTCTTGCACTTCACCCTCTTTATGTCTCAATCATATTAACACAATTACATACTCTCACTGTACATGACAATTCATTTTACATACCAAGGTATTCAAaagaaatatgtattttttctATGGATGACTTCATCTTGTATCAATTCAATGTACAATGGGATAGCCGCAGAAAGGAGTTTGGTGGGTGGGGGGGATACCATTTGTTATTAACACACTTACATACTCTGGGATAGCCGCAGAAAGGAgtttggtgggtggtgggtaCCATTTGTTTTGCCCATGCTGAGGACCCCTATATCGGTCCACTAGTACTTATTTtgtgaaaaaaaatgtaattaaatgtatttgagtgtttacaagcatttgtaacttgagtctgataattatctgtacaaaacaTTTAATCTGATAATACTTGTGGAATATACAAATATTTGCTTAAAATATGTTTTCCCCTTTCttgaaatactttgcaaatgcaacTTTTTTCTATGTGAAAATAGAAATGGACTATTCATTCCttttacattttagcagacactcgtATCCAGAGCAACAGTAGTTAGTACGTACATTTTCAttctggtcccctgtgggaatcacaCCCTCCCACAACCCTAGCACGACTAACCACAGCATCACATCATCACAAACCACTTGATGTCTCAATGTACTCAATGCATGGTGATGAAAAGACTTCAGGTACAAACCTAGATGAACAGCCTATGTACAATACAGTGAtgtatatttacagtgccttgcgaaagtattcggcccccttgaactttgcgaccttttgccacatttcaggcttcaaacataaagataataaactgtatttttttgtgaagaatcaacaacaagtgggacacaatcatgaagtggaatgacatttattggatatttcaaacttttttaacaaatcaaaaactgaaaaattggggcgtgcaaaatgattcagcccctttactttcagtgcagcaaactctctccagaagttcagtgaggatctctgaatgatccaatgttgacctaaatgactaatgatgataaatacaatccacctgtgtgtaatcaagtctccgtataaatgcacctgcactgtgatagtctcagaggtccgttaaaagcgcagagagcatcatgaagaacaaggaacacaccaggcaggtccgagatactgttgtgaagaagcttaaagccggatttggatcagggttttgttctttctggattccattagaatgacaattGCAGAGCAAAGGACAGGGCAACAACTCTTACAATTCCAACTATTGAATCCTGCAAAATACTGGTCTTTATTATACAACTTCTTTTTTGCCAAAGCAGAGATTTCTTGTGGTCCGTGTTACAGAAGTCTTTATCGGTCCGCTAATACTAGTAAAGTCccattgcactacttttgtgaaaaaatgtttttttaccaAAGTAATGTATATATTTGTATGAATATATTTTTGTAATtctgatttttcagggggtgctgcggCACCCTCACCAGccctacttcccgcggctatgtCAGGATGTGTTTGCTTCCTCAAGACACGCGGAGAGAGAGGGCTTCTGCTCTGCTACTGTATGTAGGCCAATCCTCTTATCACAACGATGATCTCAGGGAGCTGCTATGTAGTGTTATCTCGTGCAACCACGATCCCACTACCAGCCCAACCCAAgaagcagtcacacacacacacacacacacacacacacacacacacacacacacacacacacacacacacacacacacacacacacacacacacacacacacacacacacacacacacgtgcatgcatttattttaatttgactttatttcacctttatttaaccaggtaggcaagttgagaacaagatctcatttacaattgcgacctggccaagaaaaagcaaagcagttcgacacatacaacgacacagagttacacttggagtaaaacaaacatacagtcaatactacagtataaacaagtctatatacgatgtgagcaaatgaggtgagataagggaggtaaaggcaaaaaaaggccatggtggcaaagtaaatacaatatagcaagtaaaacactggaatggtagatttgcagtggaagaatgtgcaaagtagaaataaaaataatgaggtgcaaaggagcaaaataaatgaataaaataaaataaatacagtagggggagaggtagttgtttgggctaaattataggtgggctatgtacaggtgcagtaatctgtgagctgctctgacagttggtgcttaaagctagtgagggagataagtgtttccagtttcagagatttttgtagttcgttccaatcattaccagcagagaactggaaggagaggcggccaaagaaagaattggttttgggggtgaccagagagatatacctgctggagcgcgtgctacaggtgggtgatgctatggtgaccagcgagctgagatgaggggggactttacctagtagggtcttgtagatgacctggagccagtgagtttggcgacgagtatgaagcgagggccagccaacgagagcgtacaggtcacaatggtgggtagtatatggggttttggtgacaaaactgatggcactgtgatagactgcatccaatttgttgagtagggtattggaggctattttgtaaatgacatcgccgaagtcgaggattggtaggatggtcagttttacaagggtatgtttggcagcatgagtgaaggatgctttgttgcgaaatagatgtttgatgtgggtctggaaggagagtttacagtctaaccagacacataggtatttgtagttgtccacgtattctaagtcagagccatccaaaGTAGTGATGTTGGATGTTATTACTGATATTGGATATGATATATGTTGTTGGATATtattagtgatatctgttcttcctcacttcatctaacctgacctctaccccaaagtgctcactcctccccaactcaaggcTGTCATGGTGATTGATACCagactgtctcttctcctcccagaggatccctgatggctaacagtaacatatcctgacataatgtaaacgttatacatcaccctctctccctcagtgacattgtTAGATCTAAGATCTCCACCCGTCACCCCtacacattccaaagccatctgactcctacagataaccattaacttctgatgtAACAACCATTCTCTATCGTCCCTCAGATACTATCGTATTACTTCTGATCTATCATGTCTCTAGTTTAGCAATGTTCAAAGTTTACCCAGAATCCAACCATGTAAGCATGCacatagacacagagacacacacacatcatgtagAGATCATTCAAATATTGCTTGTCAATTACCAGTTAATCAAAAACATTTTCActgggggcctcccgagtggcgcagcggtctaaggcactgcatcacgacagatcctggttcgatcccgaGCTGTGTTCCAGCcgaccgcgaccgggagaccgATTAGGCGGGGCACAATAGGCTCAgcgttgttaggggagggtttggccggctgggatgtccttgtcccatcatgctctaGTGACTCTTTTTGGCGGCCGGGTGCAAGTggcggccgggcgcatgcacgctgactttggTCGACAGCTGtttggtgtttcctccgacacattgatgcggctggcttccaggttaatgGAGCAGTgtttcaagaagcagtgcggcttggcggggtcatgtttcggaagatgcatggctcttgaccttcgcctctcccaagtccatacgggagttgcacaatgggacaagactgtaactatccATTTATTACTGGTacataataataaaatattttgtatcttcCTCTTATCTCCCACAATCCCATAAATGTGAGCTCAGATCGCCAGATAAATAGTATAAtaattcaactttatttaactagtgcTTTTCATTACAGAAAATCTCTAATTGATATTGTTAATATTGTTAATAGAATTGTGGATGATTTATTTTCTGTAGCTTTTTGAAATCTGTTGAAAAAGCTGTTGCCAATTAAATTGCATGCTGTTAATCTCCACCCACTGGTCCTTGAATTGCACTCTTTTTCGTCTGATGAGGTGCACCTGAAGCAAACGGTGAAGATTTTATGGATGGATATGTCTGCATCCACTATAAAGCGAGTGCTACTCTCGACAGGTTTGTTTTTCAGTTAGATCATTTAGTTTCATCCCCTTTGACTTTGGAATTTGCACATCTCCCAGACTTTTACCCAACATGCTATGCAGTAACTATGTTTTCTTGTAAGTAGCTGCCTCATATACCTCCTATCTTATTTCAGTAGACCATCCTTTCAACATTTGCGTGGTGAATTGTGTAGCCTGTGTTCAATGATAGAGATAGATACTTGTAGACTTTGCAAAAGCCTGCTTGTCTTTCACTTTCAAAAATGTAATAACATTTTGAATTCCATAATGTGCATCAAATTGCAATATGCCTTGATGAATCCATTTTCATAAAGTTGATACAAAAATCTGGCTACTCAGGCTCCTGATTATATTGGGTTGTTTGGGCAAAGTTTCAGACACTGTACTGGCAGTACCTGCCCACAGAGTTTTTGTACTCTTTGGCCTGCATTTTATTTTCTGTGAATTAATTGTGTTTTTAAGAAAATGAAAATGTTTCCCTTTCCTTTGACTCCCTCTCCGGTTGTCCAGTATGGCATCCCTTTTCTCTCTGGGAGAACTAACACTCCCCAGAAGTGCTGTGAGATCTTCAAAGAGCTGGTGCTCCTGTCCTGCAGCCACAGCTTTTGCAGGCCCTGCCTGGGGGAGACCTGGAGGGAGCAGGAAGGGACCAAGGACTGCCCAATCCGCAGATGCAGGTCTTCAAGAGACCACCCTCCTACCAACCTGGCCCTAATGAGCATCTGTGAGACCCTAATGAAGGAAAGGAACTGTAGGAACACCCTGGGCCCCACAGAGAAGACCAGATCAAATGCTACCAAGAAGGGACTCTCACAGAGTAAACAACCTGGTAGCCTCCACTCCCAGAGGCTCGGGTTCTTCTGCCTGGAGGACGagtgttttgtattttgttaggatcaccattagctgttgcaaaagcagcagctactcttcctgggttccacaaaaacatgaaacatgacataatacagaacatcaatagacaagaacagctcaaggacagaactacatgttAAAAAAGGctcacgtagcctacatatcaatgcatacacacaacctATCTAGGGCAAATGGTGGAGAGGCGATGCGCTGTGAGAtgttatctgttttttgaaaccaggtttgctgtttatttgagtaaTATGAGTTCCATGCAATagtggctctatataatactgtacgctttcttgaatttgttctggatttggggactgtgaaaatactcttggtggcatgtctggtggggtaagtgtgtgtgtcagagctgtgtgtaagttgactattcaaacaatttgggattttcaacacagtcatgtttcttataaaaagaagggatgcagtcagtctctcctcaactcatagccaagagagactggcatgcatagtatttatatcagccctctgattacaatggaGTGTTatctaggtctttccttgcagcactggaccacatgactggacaataatcaagtctagacaaaactagagccggCAGAACTTGCTTTGtagagtgtggtgtcaaaaagcagagcatctcttcattatggacagacctctccccatctttaaaACTATTGAATCTATATGTCTTGACCATGACAgcttacaatctaaggtaatgccaagtaatttagtctcctcaacttgttcaacagccacaatATTCATTAACATATTCAACTGAGGTCTataacttaaggaatgatttgtaccaaatacaatgctcatAGTTTTAGACATGTTCAGGACGcacccattccaaaacaaacGGCACATTTTTATTacgggtttcagtgacttcattagctgtggttactgatgcgtatatggttgaataaTCAACATACATGGACTTACATGCTTGTGTAATGCGTGAGAGAGAATACAGTAGACGGCACGCGTCAAACGTTTGATTCAAGATCCTATGTCCGGATGACGTGTGTATGCCCATATTTGGGCATCCGGTCAGGACATCCTGGCGGGAAGTTATCAAGCGCTCTAGGGAGTGCCAATATATGGGCATCCTGTCAGGACATCCTGTTCCTGTTCTCTCGCCTTAGAGTGAGTGTTCATTTCTGTATATAGTGCATCTATTCCTTTGAAGCTGTCACGCTTTAGTTAGTGTTTATTTAAACCTATGTGAAATAGGTTTCTGAAAATAGTTTtcagaatttttataatgagtatttctgtatttgaatttggcgctctgcaatctcactggatgttggccagatgggacgctagcgtcccacataccctagagaggttaaaaacATTGTTATAAATGTGACATTTGCATAACGGGTGCCACTAAAAAACCGAACAGCTAAAAGATAATTGTCAGAGTCTAGGTGATGTGTGtaaggcggagtcaggcgcaggacacagagatgagtaataatagtaactttactcaaaaatAATCTTCCAACAAGGAGAACGAAAATCCAGAATTACATAAATGAGATGACTGACAACAATAAACACGTACAAAACCATGATGGCTCCatagggttaaatagggaaataattcaAACGTAATGGGAAACAGGTGTGTACAATACAGACAACACAAATAGAAAAAGAAATGTAGATCGGTGGAGGCTAGAAAGCCAGTGACGTCGACCAtcgaatgccgcccgaacaaggagaggcaccaacttcggcggaagtcgtgacagtacccctttGACGTGCGGCTCCAGCAGTGCACcaacaccggcctcggggatgaCCCAGAGGACGAGGCACAGGACAATCCGGGTAGAGACGGTGAAATTCCTGCAGTAAGGGTCCAGGATGTCCtacaccggcacccagcatctctcctctggaccgtacccctcccactccacgaggtactgaaggcccctcgcccgacgccttGAGTCCTGGGAAGTGCTGCATCTACCATGAGATTTATCGCACAAATAGTTGATGGGGTgataattgagtcgccttctttctacagaaggcgagagccaaatctgCATTTTCAGGGGGGATGTGCATGGGGGAGACCTGgtttggactctccaccgtagttgcacctatggaaacacctacacacctccctgagcactgaCGTGACCATCCCTTGACAGCCCCCTGTTTCCACGAAAGTGGGGTCATGATTGGCCAACCAGGGacaccccaacaccacaggaaAAGGAGGTGAATCGATCAGAAAGAGACTAATTCTTTCCTTATAATCCCCCTGCGTTATCATACATAGTGGAGATGTTGATCAGAGAGGTcacaggaacaatggggatcccaCATCTAATTGCAAATGAACGATCAATATAAGTTACCAGCTGCACCTGAATCTACTagcaccttatgctgggaatgcggggaaactcaggaaattaaataaacacatgtgagcaacagggggctctgggtgagcctagtgccgactcacctggggtgacacaATAGtgtcctgcctgctgcctcgactccctgaGGAATCcccccagcaccgaccagcagtgtgccctcttcggccacagatggtgcagggaatggcccctcctccggtcgccctaAGTGCAGCACCTCCGCTCCGACGCCCATGGATCTGGGAGGTGCTGCACTTAGGGGGGATGGAACTGACAGGCCCCGATCCAGACGTCCACGGGCagtcagcaggttgtccagccggatggacatgtccaccagcttgtccaatgtgagggtggtgtctcggcAGGCCAACTCCCAACGGACGTCCTCGCTCAGACTGCACCGGTAGTGATCGATCAgtgccctgtcgttccatcccgtgCTGGCAGCCAGGGACTGGAAGTCCAAGGCGGAATCCTGTgtgctcctcgtcccctgcctcaggtggaaCAGACGTTCACCCTCCACTCGACCCTCAGGCGGGTGGTCGAACACTGCCCGAAAGCGGAGGGTGAACTCTGCGTAATGGTCCACTCCAGGGCTTTGTctgagaggcaggagacgagggcggacacgCTCTCACGTCCCGAAGTAGCCGGGTGGACAGTCGCCAGGTAGAGCTCCATCTGTAGTAGAAACCCCTGGCACCCggcagccgtcccatcatactcccgcGGGAGCGCAAGTCGATTCCCGCTGGGACCGGCTGAAGGAGGGGTGGACAGTGGGACCTGCTGTAGTGgggctggtggaggcgctgggaaacctccttctctctccaaatGATCTATCGTCTGAGGCACGCGATCCATGGCGGTGCCCAGATGTTGCAACATGGTCATGTGCTGCTGAATGTACTCCTCCACTGCAACCGGGATGGtgtctgctcctgctgactccattcttcGGGTGAGTGATTCTGTATgaagtctgtgtgtagctggtgtataggagtcaggcgcaggacagcagatatgagtaaataaACTGATTTTACTCTACATAAATAAAGGCAATACA
It contains:
- the LOC109874417 gene encoding prostaglandin E synthase-like, encoding MGRSYQIMMLENKVFSCFVFYSVLLVIKMYIIAIITGQVRLRKKAFANPEDALRHGGLQHFREDPDVERCQRAHRNDMENIIPFLFLGAVYSLIGPSLAVARAHFLVFFLFRMLHTLAYLCVLRAPTRSLAYVIAQVPCISMAVQILAAVS